The following are encoded in a window of Desulforegulaceae bacterium genomic DNA:
- a CDS encoding CpsB/CapC family capsule biosynthesis tyrosine phosphatase, protein MIDIHSHILPGIDDGSKSMRSSVEMALIAYEDGIDKMIATPHMRKDLTLEEIKEKVELFQSVLDSKEIDLKIYSGAEIPFELLMNDPEPVTLAGSEFILVEFPYDYLPDFIEQKFLELLQSGYKIIIAHPERNLVFMKNFKLLKNLLMPDVYLQVTAMSIKGSFGRAIKKFSMKLLNKNMISFFGSDCHDPYFRIPKMSYLLELSKKEKIKARIEKILNVNPVQIVS, encoded by the coding sequence ATGATAGATATTCATTCCCATATTCTTCCAGGTATTGATGACGGTTCAAAAAGTATGCGATCTTCGGTTGAAATGGCTTTGATTGCTTATGAAGATGGAATTGACAAGATGATTGCCACTCCTCATATGAGAAAAGATTTAACTCTGGAAGAAATTAAGGAAAAAGTTGAATTGTTTCAGTCTGTTTTGGACTCAAAGGAAATAGACTTGAAAATATATTCCGGAGCTGAAATTCCCTTTGAACTTTTAATGAATGACCCAGAGCCTGTAACTTTAGCAGGCTCTGAGTTTATTTTAGTTGAATTTCCCTATGATTATTTACCTGATTTTATAGAGCAAAAGTTTTTAGAATTATTGCAGTCAGGGTATAAAATAATAATTGCCCATCCTGAAAGAAATCTTGTGTTTATGAAAAATTTTAAACTCTTAAAAAACCTTTTAATGCCAGATGTTTATCTTCAGGTAACAGCAATGAGTATAAAAGGGAGTTTTGGTAGGGCAATTAAAAAATTTTCCATGAAACTTTTAAATAAAAATATGATAAGTTTTTTTGGAAGCGATTGCCACGATCCGTATTTTAGAATTCCTAAAATGTCATATCTTTTAGAGCTTTCAAAAAAAGAAAAAATAAAAGCCAGGATTGAAAAAATCTTAAATGTAAATCCTGTGCAAATAGTTTCTTGA
- the wecB gene encoding UDP-N-acetylglucosamine 2-epimerase (non-hydrolyzing), which translates to MKICIIAGARPNFMKIAPIIREIKKHNSLEYILVHTGQHYDYEMSDAFFKDLEIPEPDYFLNAGSGSHGKQTADIMVSFEEVCIKENPDLVLVVGDVNSTMAAAIVAKKLLIKVAHVEAGLRSFDISMPEEINRMVTDSISDYFFITEKAAGENLLKEGKSQKDIYFSGHVMIDNLLYQKAKLQKPENSFFEEFKIQNKKYFFMTLHRPSNVDSEETLEEIFEALNQIAKEVPFVFPVHPRTKNKLEEFKINVSENIFQVSPLGFKDSLYLWKDSSAVFTDSGGLQEETTGLGVPCFTLRDNTERPVTIDEGTNTLIGNKKEDIIKAYNNFKKGIVKSGHLPKFWDGKASERIIDVFLSSK; encoded by the coding sequence ATGAAAATATGTATAATTGCCGGAGCAAGACCAAATTTTATGAAAATTGCTCCAATTATCCGGGAAATAAAAAAACACAACAGCCTTGAATATATTCTTGTTCATACAGGACAGCATTATGATTATGAAATGTCAGATGCTTTTTTCAAAGATTTAGAAATTCCAGAGCCTGATTATTTTTTAAATGCAGGTTCTGGAAGTCATGGAAAGCAAACAGCTGATATAATGGTTTCCTTTGAAGAAGTTTGTATTAAAGAAAACCCTGATCTTGTTTTGGTTGTAGGTGATGTCAATTCAACCATGGCAGCTGCAATTGTTGCAAAAAAACTTCTTATCAAGGTTGCCCATGTTGAGGCAGGCTTAAGAAGCTTTGATATTTCCATGCCTGAAGAAATTAACAGAATGGTTACAGATTCAATTTCAGATTATTTTTTTATAACTGAAAAAGCAGCAGGAGAAAATCTTTTAAAAGAAGGTAAATCACAAAAAGATATTTATTTTTCAGGTCATGTAATGATTGATAATCTTTTGTATCAAAAAGCAAAATTACAAAAACCTGAAAACAGTTTTTTTGAAGAATTTAAAATCCAAAACAAAAAATATTTTTTTATGACCCTCCATAGACCTTCCAATGTTGATTCAGAGGAAACCCTTGAAGAAATTTTTGAAGCTCTGAATCAAATTGCTAAAGAGGTTCCTTTTGTTTTTCCTGTTCATCCCAGAACAAAAAATAAACTTGAAGAATTTAAAATCAATGTATCAGAAAATATTTTTCAGGTAAGTCCCCTTGGTTTTAAAGATTCCCTTTATTTATGGAAGGATAGTTCTGCTGTTTTTACTGACAGCGGAGGACTTCAGGAAGAAACCACAGGACTTGGAGTTCCCTGTTTTACTTTAAGAGATAATACTGAAAGGCCTGTAACCATAGATGAAGGAACAAATACTCTGATTGGAAATAAAAAAGAGGATATAATCAAAGCTTATAATAACTTTAAAAAAGGGATTGTTAAATCAGGTCATCTTCCAAAATTTTGGGATGGAAAGGCGTCTGAGAGAATAATTGATGTGTTTTTAAGCTCAAAATAA
- a CDS encoding nucleotide sugar dehydrogenase, translating into MNKKIAVIGLGYVGLPLAVELGKVYETTGFDINEKRVLECRSGKDSTLEVTKEELKAAVKLKYTFDPKDLSDADIIIVAVPTPINESKSPDLTPLVKSSETVGRNMKKGAIVVYESTVFPGATEEVCVPILEKESKMKWKTDFNVGYSPERINPGDYERRLTDIKKVVSGDTEETAIILNDLYKSIIKAGTHLTKTIKEAEAAKVIENTQRDLNIALVNELSLIFDRMGIDTLNVLEAAGTKWNFLPFRPGLVGGHCIGVDPYYLTYKAKTIGYNPEVILAGRRINDNMGKFVAKKAIKEMIKAGNNIKESKIGILGLTFKEDCPDLRNTRVVDIIEELRSYGVSVLVHDPLAAKKEAEEEYGIKLSSWEELGTLDCIILAVSHKEFKKISVGKYKNKLSDSGCFLDVKSVLNPKEAEEAGLNFWRL; encoded by the coding sequence ATGAATAAAAAAATTGCAGTAATAGGCCTTGGTTATGTTGGTCTTCCCCTTGCCGTTGAGCTTGGTAAAGTTTATGAAACAACAGGTTTTGATATTAATGAAAAAAGAGTTTTAGAGTGCAGGTCAGGAAAAGACTCAACTCTTGAAGTGACAAAAGAAGAATTAAAAGCTGCAGTAAAACTTAAGTATACTTTTGATCCCAAAGATTTAAGCGATGCTGATATTATAATTGTTGCTGTTCCAACTCCTATTAATGAATCTAAAAGTCCGGATTTGACTCCCCTTGTAAAATCTTCGGAAACAGTTGGAAGAAATATGAAAAAAGGTGCAATTGTTGTTTATGAGTCAACTGTTTTTCCAGGAGCTACTGAAGAAGTTTGTGTTCCAATTCTTGAAAAAGAATCAAAAATGAAATGGAAAACTGATTTTAACGTGGGTTATTCGCCAGAAAGAATAAATCCCGGAGACTATGAGAGAAGGCTTACTGATATAAAAAAGGTTGTTTCAGGAGATACAGAAGAAACAGCAATTATTTTAAATGATTTGTATAAGTCAATTATTAAAGCTGGTACTCATCTTACAAAAACCATTAAAGAGGCTGAAGCTGCAAAAGTAATTGAAAACACTCAAAGAGATTTAAATATTGCTTTAGTAAATGAGCTTTCCCTTATTTTTGACAGGATGGGAATTGATACTTTAAATGTTCTTGAGGCAGCCGGAACAAAATGGAATTTCCTTCCTTTCAGGCCGGGCCTTGTTGGAGGGCATTGTATAGGAGTAGACCCCTATTATCTTACTTATAAAGCTAAGACAATAGGATATAATCCTGAAGTTATTCTTGCAGGAAGAAGAATAAACGATAATATGGGTAAGTTTGTTGCAAAAAAAGCAATAAAGGAAATGATCAAGGCGGGAAATAATATCAAAGAGTCAAAAATCGGGATTTTAGGACTTACTTTTAAAGAAGACTGCCCTGATTTAAGAAACACAAGGGTTGTAGATATAATTGAAGAGTTAAGATCTTATGGAGTCTCAGTTCTTGTTCATGATCCCCTTGCAGCTAAAAAAGAGGCAGAAGAAGAATATGGTATAAAACTTTCTTCCTGGGAAGAGCTTGGTACTCTTGATTGTATAATTCTTGCTGTATCACATAAAGAGTTTAAAAAGATATCAGTTGGGAAATATAAAAATAAACTTTCCGATTCAGGCTGTTTTCTTGATGTGAAGTCGGTTTTAAATCCAAAGGAAGCTGAGGAAGCCGGGCTGAATTTCTGGAGGCTTTAA
- a CDS encoding DNA cytosine methyltransferase produces MENFEKSYETKLSQLSFIDLFSGIGGFRLAFESFGAKCVFSSEWDKDCQDIYYENFGEKPYGDITKISESQIPNHDILCAGFPCQAFSISGKQLGFQDTRGTLFFEIARIIKHHLPKLVFLENVKNFENHDKGRTLKVVINILNEAGYDVYYKVLNASLFGIPQKRERIYILAFRKDLKVDGFKFVRSTDKYSKLKDFCLPDELTKKYIITRNDVKLKEDVKIEKDIFGNYPQKPIRIGIVNKGGQGERIYHECGHAVTLSAYGGGIGAKTGLYMINKKIRRLAPLECAKISGFPESFILHDSDSVNYRVFGNTVVINVLQYIIKKIIDDDVFSLF; encoded by the coding sequence ATGGAAAATTTTGAAAAGTCATATGAAACAAAATTATCCCAACTTAGTTTTATAGATTTATTTTCAGGCATTGGCGGTTTCAGGCTTGCTTTTGAATCTTTTGGTGCTAAATGTGTTTTTTCCAGCGAATGGGATAAGGATTGCCAAGATATATATTATGAAAATTTTGGTGAAAAGCCTTACGGCGATATCACTAAGATATCCGAATCTCAAATACCGAATCATGATATTTTATGTGCAGGCTTTCCATGTCAGGCTTTTAGTATTTCAGGGAAACAGCTTGGGTTTCAAGATACAAGAGGAACCCTTTTTTTTGAAATTGCAAGAATTATAAAACATCATTTACCTAAACTTGTATTTTTAGAAAATGTAAAAAACTTTGAAAATCATGATAAGGGAAGAACTCTTAAAGTTGTTATAAATATATTAAATGAAGCAGGATATGATGTTTACTATAAAGTGCTGAATGCTTCTTTATTCGGTATTCCCCAGAAAAGAGAAAGGATTTATATTTTAGCATTCAGAAAAGATTTAAAGGTCGATGGTTTTAAATTTGTGAGAAGTACAGATAAATATTCCAAGCTTAAAGATTTTTGCCTACCTGATGAACTGACAAAAAAATATATAATAACTCGCAATGATGTAAAATTAAAAGAAGATGTGAAAATAGAAAAAGATATTTTTGGTAACTATCCTCAAAAACCTATCCGCATAGGAATTGTTAATAAAGGAGGACAGGGGGAAAGAATATATCACGAATGCGGTCATGCTGTAACCTTGTCTGCATATGGCGGAGGTATAGGTGCAAAGACTGGATTATATATGATAAATAAAAAAATTAGAAGATTAGCCCCTCTTGAATGTGCAAAAATTTCAGGCTTTCCCGAATCATTTATCCTTCATGATTCTGACAGTGTTAATTACCGTGTTTTTGGAAATACAGTTGTAATTAATGTTTTGCAATATATTATTAAAAAAATTATTGATGATGATGTTTTCAGCTTGTTTTGA
- a CDS encoding acyl-CoA dehydrogenase family protein encodes MILFNPKEHNIKYSDEKTRDMMQKVIDFFEDKGLKAIKKDWHEKVWNHDFVKFMKENQVMATLMTPSGYGAEDSRWDTFRNSMFAEISAFYGITYWYTYQVSMLGLGPIWMGSNEEMKNKTAQLLQDGEVFAFGLSEKEHGADIYSSDMMLYPQEDGTYKANGDKYYIGNGNEAAIVSTFAKIADSGEYVFFGVNSKHEKYECVKNTVNEQNYVAEYALHDYPITEADIMQKGSQAWDDMLNTINLCKFNLGWGSLGLATHAFYEAISHAAGRNLYGKYVTDFPHVKRIFVDSYSRLIAMKVFSERAIDYMRSASAEDRRYLLFNPMVKMKVTREGEGVVQALWDVIAAKGFEAEPFFEIAAHETPMLPKLEGTVHVNMALIVKFMNNYLFKPAEFPEIGKRHDTTNDDFMFSQGPTKGLGSIQFHDYNIAYDSADTPNLAVFKEQIKAFRNFLIKATPDKNQAKDIDYLLNLGDIFCLIPYGQLIIENKDHMGVSDEMLDQIFDFMVRDFSKYATELMMKPSNTDDQRELAKAILRSPAPNPERFNKIWDEVYSLKDAYRMKDQDF; translated from the coding sequence ATGATTCTTTTCAATCCCAAAGAGCACAACATAAAATACAGTGATGAAAAAACACGAGATATGATGCAGAAGGTGATTGACTTTTTTGAAGACAAAGGTCTTAAGGCAATTAAAAAAGACTGGCATGAAAAGGTCTGGAACCACGATTTTGTAAAGTTTATGAAAGAAAATCAGGTCATGGCCACCCTTATGACTCCTTCAGGATATGGAGCTGAAGATTCAAGATGGGATACTTTCAGAAACTCAATGTTTGCTGAAATTTCAGCATTTTATGGAATTACCTATTGGTATACATATCAGGTTTCCATGCTTGGATTGGGCCCAATCTGGATGGGTTCAAACGAGGAAATGAAAAATAAAACAGCCCAGCTTCTTCAGGACGGAGAAGTCTTTGCTTTTGGTCTTTCAGAAAAAGAACATGGAGCAGACATTTATTCTTCAGATATGATGCTTTATCCCCAGGAAGACGGAACTTATAAGGCAAATGGTGATAAATATTATATAGGAAACGGAAATGAAGCTGCCATAGTTTCAACCTTTGCTAAAATTGCAGACAGCGGAGAATATGTTTTTTTTGGTGTAAACAGTAAGCATGAAAAATACGAATGCGTTAAAAATACAGTTAATGAGCAAAACTATGTTGCTGAATATGCACTTCATGATTATCCAATTACAGAAGCAGATATAATGCAAAAAGGCTCACAAGCCTGGGATGATATGCTAAATACCATAAATTTATGCAAATTCAACCTTGGCTGGGGTTCATTAGGTCTGGCGACCCATGCTTTTTACGAAGCTATTTCCCATGCAGCAGGAAGAAATCTTTATGGTAAATATGTAACAGATTTTCCCCATGTAAAAAGAATTTTTGTAGACTCATACTCCCGTCTTATTGCTATGAAAGTCTTTTCTGAAAGAGCAATAGATTATATGAGGTCTGCAAGTGCAGAAGACAGAAGATATCTTCTTTTCAACCCTATGGTTAAAATGAAGGTTACAAGAGAAGGCGAAGGCGTTGTTCAGGCTCTTTGGGATGTTATTGCAGCTAAAGGCTTTGAAGCAGAACCTTTTTTTGAAATAGCGGCCCATGAAACACCAATGCTTCCAAAACTTGAAGGTACTGTTCATGTAAACATGGCTCTTATAGTTAAATTTATGAATAACTATCTGTTCAAGCCTGCTGAATTTCCTGAAATAGGCAAAAGACACGACACAACTAATGATGATTTTATGTTTAGCCAGGGTCCTACAAAAGGTCTTGGTTCTATTCAGTTTCATGATTATAACATAGCTTACGATTCAGCTGATACTCCAAACCTTGCTGTTTTTAAAGAGCAGATAAAAGCTTTTAGAAATTTTCTTATAAAAGCAACCCCGGATAAAAATCAGGCAAAAGATATTGATTATCTTCTTAATCTTGGAGATATATTTTGTCTTATTCCTTATGGTCAGCTTATTATTGAAAATAAAGATCATATGGGAGTAAGTGATGAAATGCTTGATCAAATTTTTGATTTCATGGTAAGAGATTTTTCAAAATATGCAACAGAGCTTATGATGAAACCAAGCAATACAGATGATCAAAGAGAGCTTGCAAAGGCAATTTTAAGATCTCCTGCTCCAAATCCCGAAAGATTCAACAAAATCTGGGATGAAGTTTACAGTCTTAAAGATGCCTACAGAATGAAAGATCAGGATTTTTAA
- a CDS encoding MarR family transcriptional regulator, translated as MDLQDCIVFLLAKNSQSGYKFWAEYISEYNVTTVQAMFLILLNRGDGITSREMSSLVMLDSATVSGIIDRLAAIDLVERRPSPTDRRSSLIFLTEDGRTKGGLLDRLFEKAHKDFLSSLTDEEEIFLRDILKRLLEKHSDFV; from the coding sequence ATGGATCTACAGGATTGCATAGTTTTTTTATTGGCCAAGAATTCTCAGTCAGGATATAAATTTTGGGCTGAATATATTTCGGAATATAATGTAACTACAGTTCAGGCAATGTTTCTTATTCTTCTTAATAGGGGGGATGGGATAACTTCACGTGAAATGAGTTCCCTTGTCATGCTTGACAGTGCAACAGTTTCGGGAATAATTGACAGACTTGCCGCTATTGATTTGGTTGAAAGAAGACCAAGTCCCACAGACAGACGTTCATCTCTTATTTTTTTAACAGAAGACGGCAGAACAAAAGGTGGTCTTCTTGATAGATTATTTGAAAAAGCACATAAAGATTTTTTATCTTCGCTTACAGATGAAGAAGAAATTTTTTTAAGAGATATTTTAAAAAGACTTTTGGAAAAGCATTCAGACTTTGTTTAA
- a CDS encoding enoyl-CoA hydratase/isomerase family protein — translation MIKERIEDDILIAVLSNGKTNSIDFETLKQLDACVEKVNTEEKLKGLVLTGEGRFFSSGFNLPMFLNFKDVDEAVDFFNQEEEMLLNFFMCKKPVVCAMNGHSAAAGMIFAMASDYRIVTGHPKIKLGMSEIKIGLPLTLAQSQVMRFGLDTDKKFRDIMYFGEMYDPEKSLELGLVDEVVEADDLVKRAKEIVALWIDQPNRAFIQMKEVLRKEFVEKAQKRLKEENWQEGMSCFFEKDVRDILSFVQAGLEG, via the coding sequence ATGATTAAGGAAAGAATTGAAGACGACATTCTTATTGCGGTTTTATCAAATGGTAAAACAAACTCAATTGATTTTGAGACATTAAAGCAGCTGGATGCCTGTGTTGAAAAAGTAAATACAGAAGAAAAATTAAAAGGTCTTGTTCTTACAGGAGAAGGAAGATTTTTTTCAAGCGGATTTAATCTTCCCATGTTTCTTAACTTTAAAGATGTAGATGAAGCAGTTGATTTTTTCAATCAGGAAGAAGAAATGCTTTTAAATTTTTTCATGTGTAAAAAACCTGTTGTATGTGCAATGAACGGTCACTCTGCAGCCGCAGGTATGATTTTTGCCATGGCTTCAGATTATAGAATTGTAACAGGTCATCCAAAAATCAAACTTGGAATGAGTGAAATAAAAATTGGACTGCCCCTTACTTTGGCCCAGTCACAAGTTATGAGGTTTGGTCTTGATACAGATAAAAAATTTAGGGATATAATGTATTTTGGTGAAATGTATGATCCTGAAAAATCCCTGGAGCTTGGTCTTGTAGATGAGGTTGTTGAAGCTGATGATCTTGTAAAAAGAGCAAAGGAAATTGTAGCATTATGGATTGATCAGCCAAACCGGGCATTTATACAAATGAAAGAAGTACTGAGAAAAGAATTTGTTGAAAAAGCTCAAAAAAGACTGAAAGAAGAAAATTGGCAGGAAGGCATGAGCTGTTTTTTTGAAAAAGATGTAAGAGATATTCTTTCATTTGTACAGGCAGGACTTGAAGGATAA